The Tachysurus fulvidraco isolate hzauxx_2018 chromosome 10, HZAU_PFXX_2.0, whole genome shotgun sequence genome segment gctcaactaagaactgagacgcgcttgattcctgcccggttccatagagacagcggtgcggactgatacattttgggcgctgcggcttattaaatatatgataaatagtcaaaaagtttttctgcgtgagaaatacaatgtgtggcgggagagcgtgacaaaagaccgaaatgcgtgactgtcactctcaatgcgtgacattTGACAACCCtgcagctggaaccaaattccttgtgtgtcaactaacatggccaataaacctgattctggaAAAATATTGGCAAGTCAAGCTGTGGCTGTGGCACACTGACAGACTAGAAAGGGGGGCTTTAACAATGTATTtgtttaggggtgtgtataCTTATGTAACCAGGTGATTGtaacttttctattttttccttgatatatatatatatatatatatatatatatatatatatatatatatatattcattgtGATTTTACATTTGTCATTTTACATCtcggttttattttttaatttatccaTACTATATTGAGGTCACATGACACCTGAGTTGCCCCAGCCCCCCTAATCCCCCAGACCTAAAAACTGCACCACAAACCTTCTAGATTATTGTGGATTCTTGATATATAATTTAacttaattacatttttgttcaaGGTGATAAATTTTTACCTACAGGAAAGGCACTGTATgatatgtttttaaatcatataaGGGTCAGATGCAGCTTTACAGCAGcaactgtgtgtattttaggaCAGAGATGAATATGAGAGTATATGTGTTTTCTCCTCTTTAATCAGTCCTCCCACATCTGTCTCTACTCTTTTAGCCAGCAGAAATAGAGCGGCCAGTGAGCACTGGCAGTCAGGTCTGTCATTTAGATCATATAAATACCAGAGAGAAGAGTGGTCAGCAGTAGAACCCAACAGGGCAGGGCAGCCCACAGCACATAAACACCACAGTATTACAGAGCAGACCACACTTGGCTATGCCTGAACTGCATTACCCTGTGCCTTAATAAcataaagataaacaaaaaggaaaacctCTCATCTTTACTTAAAGATATTAAATATGGCAGGACTGGGATACAAATCTGCCATGATTCCTTAAATCCTTGTGCTATAGGCTGATATTGTGCTGATAtattttcatacacacacaaacacacacacacactcacacacacacacacacacacacacacacacacacacacacacacacacacacacacacacacacacacacacacacacacacacacacacacacagaagaccCTGTGGAGATCAGTCCACCCATTTATGAGTCTCATACTtgataaattaaaatttacccAAAAcggaaaaaaagataaaagttacTCATGACGTTAAATAGTTTATTCCAGTAATGTCACATTAACTTCAAATAAGCAATGATATGGATATTTCTCATTTACCATACAATAATCTGgaaaacaaattatataataataaaaacaataatacaataactCACTAGTAAGAAGATAAAAAAGTTTTATGAGTCACAGAGGGTCATAAGTCCATGGATAGCTATTGTTCATTGATGGGagcgttttttgtttttttttgctagttGTTTCCTTCGCTGTCTACCTGCCAAAGAGCTTCATGAAATTCTGGTAGCCGTCTTCACCAAAGAAGTCGAAACTACCCTGCAAGCTGCCAAGGTGGACGAGAAGCAGTCCGAGAAGCCCAAGGAAAAGCAGCGGCACCAGAAGGTTCCAGCCAGATGCCAGGATATTGTACCACTTCGCCTTGTCAGAGCACTCCTGAGCAGCACGCATGTCTCCCAGGGTCTTCTGGTCTCGGGCCTGAGAGTTGTGATTTGAATTGGAGCACATacggcatgcacacacacacacacacacacacaaaaacaaaaagcaaatttAATGCAGACTCAAATTCATGGTTTGGTCTGGTTCTCTGGTTTGCCCTTTATAGAATGATTGCATTGTCCAGCCAAACCATAaggagaaacaaaaacacacacacagagagagagagagagagagagagagagagagagagagagagagagagagagagagacagagagagcgagagcgagagcgagagcgagagatgtTTCCAGTACTGTAATCCTAGAGAATGTCTATGCTATTAGCTACCTACTAATTACACTCCAGTTATAAACATAAGTGTCTCTAAGTTCAGAATAACTACtgcatcctctctctctctctctctctctctctctctctctctcacacacacacacacacacacacacacacacacacacacacacacacacacacacacacacacacacacacacacacacaatcctgtgCAGCACCCTTGATATTTTTGAACTGTTTTTAAATCAGAGCACCAGCACAGTTTACTCAGCTTGCTAGAAACCCCAAACCACAcaaatttaaaaagtttaaaaaaaaagcagttattCACATAATGTTTGCTTTCTCATTTTCCTTAAATTGAGTTACCTAAAAAGAGAAATGGtgatagaaaaaaaagcaaaaataaagaatagaCGCCTTTACTCACCTTGATGGAATAAATAAGGGCCATGAAGCCGAGACAGCAGAAATTGACGTACAAGGTGTTACAGAGGGACCAGACCAGGTAGTCATTGAGAGGTTTTTTGGTCACAGGGCCCATGTTCACCACCGTGGAGCCGACCGGCTTGCGTGAGGACTTGCAGTTTGTGAGTGGAGTACAGTCAGACGAATAGCTGTATGTAGCGTTGTCCATCCTGCTGCTGGGATGTGAGGACCTGAACCTGCTGTAGTGCTGATTCTGCTGAGGCCCTGGAACCTGTGACTCTAACTTATATTCTCACCATGGAGGGGTGGTgacttaatgtgtgtgtttgtgtgtgtgtgtgtgtgtgtgtgtgtgtgtgagtgtgtgtgtgtgtgagagagagagagagagagtaagagagagagagagagagagagagaga includes the following:
- the LOC113654050 gene encoding interferon-induced transmembrane protein 5-like, coding for MDNATYSYSSDCTPLTNCKSSRKPVGSTVVNMGPVTKKPLNDYLVWSLCNTLYVNFCCLGFMALIYSIKARDQKTLGDMRAAQECSDKAKWYNILASGWNLLVPLLFLGLLGLLLVHLGSLQGSFDFFGEDGYQNFMKLFGR